The window tccttggaaaccctatggggcagttctactctgtgctataaggtcgctatgagttggaatcaactcagcagcaatgggtttttattatatgtatgtaacattagttaaaaaattttaagaaaaaaagtagGTCTCACCGTAATTGATTATTTCAGTAGTAATACCATGATGTGGTCCTAAGATAAGGGCTTCACAGTTCTCGTGACATAACTTAAACGTCTTGTCAAGAGACTTCAGTCTCTGAAGACAAACCCTAAATCTTGCTAATGAGCATTTTTTACAATGTGAAACAAAAAATTGGGCCTGTTTCTGTTTCCGTTAAATTTTAATACTTCAAAagcctctttttgttgttgttttctttaattttttactgtggtgaaatatgtataagaaaacatttgccatttcagccatttttacTTTCACCATATTATGCAACCACTATTTGtgtccaaattttttcatcaccctaaccttaagcagtatttttttatttccccttCCCACTCGCCCCTGGTAGCCACCAATTATATGACTGTCTCTTAAATGCAAGTTAATACTTTTTTGTGGGATACACATTCCGGGTAACACGTTTAATCAATATTGAAATCAGATGTATTGCTTAAAATATGCGAAAGACCACCAGAAAAGACGGTTTGTGCTAAATAGTGTTGTGTCCTCATTGTGATTTCCCATTTAGCACATTGGGAGACATGAGCCTGTTGGCCCACCAGGGGGCTGTTTAATCTTCTGTGCCTGAAAAAGGGCTCTTTGTTTAGAAATGATTTGGGTCTTTTGAATTTAGGTAGAAAatgctgttgctttttttttttttaactactgtctgaatgatttttcttctctctttggtTCAGATAACAAGTAAGGTCTTACTTTTAAATTTCAGGCAGTTCCTTTTAATCTCGACAGCGTTGCAAATTCCATCCATTCCTTATTTTCTGAAGAAACTCCTGTAGTTTTGCAGCTGGCTCCTAGTGAGGAAGTAAGTAATCCAGTTTTTATTGAAGATGcttaaaaaagaaattgtcatCGTTTCATAAAAGTTTAAAACTAACTTTATGAAAATTCCTGTCAGACCGGTATATATTGGAATTCAACTGTAGAATGTGAGTAATTTAAACTTTGGATTCTTACTTCCAGAGAGTGTATATGGTGGGGAAGGCAAACTCAGTTTTCGAAGACCTTGCAGTAACATTGCGACAGCTCCGTAATCGCCTGTTTCAAGAAAACTCCATTCTCAATTCACTTCCCCTCAGTTCTCTGAGTAGGAACAATGAGGTAAGTAGTGCAGttaattgaatgaataaatgcatatCATTACTAATTTCTCTTTGCTTATGCTATTGACTTTAAGCAAACtggaaattttagaaaatgaaaaattggGCAAATTTACTATTGGAGTAAATTCTTCTCTTTAGTGAAATTTCCTTATGAATCTCTGGCTCTTTTTGGGAGTTGAGCTGTCGTAAATAGTATTACTCTGTAGCACAAGGGTTGCCACCCATTAATCCAGACAAGTCAGAAATCACAGTGTCTACTTGGTGGCTAGTGGAGCTGCGTAGATTCCGATAATATGGGAGCCATCGTCACTGCTACTGATGATGTTTTGCCACATTTTTCTAATAACTCTTAACAGTACAGTGTAGGGAGCCACCCCTGTCCTTCAGCTTCAGGATCTGCCCATGCACCCTCCTACGCGCACGACACAGCACCTTTGCAgcagtcctgcctctttaactACTATGGATCCTGGGCAGTGAGGAAATCATGCCATTGGCAGGACCTCATTGCACTATGTCAGACTATCCTGCCGACCTGAGGGAAAACCACGTTAGAGTTTGAATGCTTTATCATAGTTATCTCAAAAATACAGCTATTGAGTTGTAGCAAGTGCTAAGGAATGGCCGTCAACTTTTTGTTAGGACACAATGTTTTATCTACATTTTCAGTTGAAACGAACCTACCAAATGGAGGACAATTGTTATATAAATTCACTTACGTGATTAACATTTGTAATATCCAGAGCCTGACTTGATAAATGGCAAATACAAATCTCTGATACATATTTAAAATCTTTTGGCTCTATAAAGGTTGACCTGCTCTTTCTTTCTGAGCTGCAAGTGCTACATGATATTTCCAGTTTGGTAAGTAGGCTGCTCTAATTTTTCAGTTCCGTTTGTTTTGGTTCCAGAAGACATTTCTAGAGAATCTTTGAATGGTAGTGAAACCAACTGAAAAGTTTGCTTAAGTATACCCTAGGTTTATGATCCCATGAAAGCTGAGAAATTAGCattgttgttgaaaatttttgaaCTCCTGTTATAGTTAAATTATTTGACATTTCTGCTTGTAGGAGAGAGAGTATATCCCCCAAGAATATAAGCCTGGGAATAGGGACATCCTGGCCGTAGTCCTAACTTGGCCATCGACTTCCTGTCAGACAtgaagacttaattttttttatatcctggggcctaaaatggaaataacagctTCAGGCTAATAATGTCAGGTCATCAAagaaaggaataaatctgtctgaAGGGTATGTTTTtggtgaataatttttatttttaaatcatcctTGTGACTCAAATAAAAGAACTTGCCTGTTTACTATCTTCTGAAGttgtttctcaaactttttcaGTGGGTATTGGTTctgggggagtccctgggtggtacaaacagttgagcacttgactacttgccaaaaggttgctggtttgaacccccccagaggcacctcaggagacaagcctggtgatctgcttccagaaggtcacagccttaaaaaccctatggagcagttctactctgcacatatggggtcaccacgagttggaattgattcagcagcaactagcaacaacaacaactggttccGGGAGTCAGGAGGCAGAGTACTGGAGGCCTGGGAGGTCATGTGGGAGGTGTCCACTCTCTCGGCACTGATGGCTCACGCTCTCCTGGGATCAAACTGGTCCAACCAACTGTTCTTTCATAATCTGGCCCATGTCTGAGTTTTTAAAGtggaggaattaaaaaaatatatttaggcAGTCCTGTAACTGTAAAAATGAGGTTTTTGTTGGATTCATTTTATCCAAAACTCCCATTTAAACAAGTTCAGTTTGCCACCGTTTTAGCCTATTCGTGCGTTGTGGCACACTGGTGTGGTTCTGTTCAGCCTAGTCTAGTTAAGCACGAAATTTCACCTGGCTGTGTTTGACATCTTTATTCACTACCTTTTGTTTCTCCTAAGTTGTCTCGACATAAGCATCTAGCCAAGGATCATTCTCCTGATTTATATTCACTGGAGCTGGCAGGTTTGGATGAAATTGGAAAACGTTATGGGGAAGACTCTGAACAATTCAGAGATGCTTCTAGGATCCTTGTTGAGACTCTGCAAAAGGTAAATTATCAACATGGAATGAGAAGTTGGAGTATGACCATTTCACTTGTAGCCTCTTAGTGGAAGAATCTACATTGTGAAACATTGTTGACTGAAGTCTTACTCGCCTTCTTTGAGGGTCCTCTCGTTTTGGTGGCCGAGGATGGAATGAAAGGGGTATGTTGGGATATCTCTTCCTACTGCTGGGAGAAGGGCCACGGGTAGCACAAACGGTGAagcgaacccacccagaggtgcctcagaagacaggcctggcgatctgcttctgaaaggccacagccttgaaaaccctatggagcagttctagtctgcacacatggggtcgccatgagtcagagtccactgggtggcagctaacaccaacaacaatgcTAGGAAGGGGAGCATTAGCAATTGGTAACTCTCGCATCGtaagtgtttttttgtttaacATAAAAACATTGTATGATTACTTTCCagtactgtatttttttcttaactgGACTCTTTAATGAAGGCAATAAATATTAATGAATGGATATaaacaaaaaccccaaatccCTTgcctgaattctgactcatagcgaccctataggaccctgccgcatagcatttccaaggctgtaatctttaccaaagcagaccgccacattgttctcctgtagagcagctggtggattcgaaccattgaccttttggttagcagcccagcaccaccagggctccttaatgaatggatataccatactttatttactcaaaccacttttttttttttggtcctttaggtattttttaacattttactatAATAAATTTTACTGTAATGACCATCCTGGTACACAGATCATTATTTTCAGCTCTGAATCTTTCTTCGGGGTAAACTTCGACAAGGAGGTTATTGGGTAAGAGGATGTGAACAGTTTAAGGCTTTTGGTACATATTATCAAATTGCCCTCCAGCAAAGACACGTCTGTAATTCACATACATTTCACTCAttcaaagtgtacagttcagtgaccaGAGTTGTACAATCATTGCCACaatccaattttagaacatttttgccactccaaaaagaaactctATTTGTTAACGTCATTCCCCGTtccgtgcacacacacacacactcacacccagcCCTTGGccaccactaatctgctttctatctctatggatttgccttgtCTGGACATTTTTTATAAACGGGATCATGAAATATGTGGCTTTTTtgtgtgtctgtcttctttcagttagcataatgttttcaaggtttgtccatgttgtagcatgtatcagtgcctcattccttttttatggctaaataatattcctgttatatgtatatacaggagcagtggttaagagatcggctgctaaccaaaaggttgttagttcgaatccaccagccactccttggaaaccctgtagggcagttctactctgtcctatagggtcgctgtgagttggaatcgactcgacggcaatggattttgggtttttatatgtacataccacagtttgcttattcattcatcagatggacttttgggttgtttccacttgtaggctattatgaataacactgctgCGGACATTCGTGTACAAGTTTTTTTGTGAACACGTTTTTACTTGTCTTgactatatacctaggagtggaattgctaggtcatatgataACCCTGTTAAGACAGAATTATGATTTTTAAGCCCtggataatttaattttttttttgaagacagCGAATTCTTTATTAACTCTTCCTTCCTTTGAGTCTTTAATAACTTTCGACTTCATAAAAATATGGTTTTATGCCTTTATTGATTTGTGGCATTCATTGTGCTGAGCTGAAGGCTCCCCTAGCAGGAACGCTGAGGGAGTAGAGAGCCTTGGTGGCCAGCGTCTGCATGGGGTTGCCGCTGCATGTGCTTTCGTTGGTGGCTGGAGCAGCTCACTTAAACCTAGATTTTTGTGGGAATCGGAAGACTGGGAAATGCTTGGTTATTCGTAGAGTGCTTATTGTATTGGCCAAACATCAGGAGAAACAGACTCCCTCTGTCTTTGCCAGACTGAGTTAGTGAGCAGTGAGACAAAAGTTTGGAAGGGCTTTTCCGTAGTCTTTTCAGAGAGTTTTAGCTCTCCACTGGTGAGGTTTCTTTATTTAATTACTTCATATGGCCGAGAACTAAAGCTCACCAAGGCTCCCCAGCCCTTCCTCCCCCTCCATCTTAAGAGGGATGGACAAAAACAGGTTTGTCCACTGTCAAACTCGGTGGTCATGCCCTGGTTGTCAGCCCTGAACTTTAGTAAGCAGCCTTCTTAAAAGTGTAATTTACAATTtagaaatcattttttaaaatgttttaccatgtactgccaaattGTTCTCTGGAAAGGATGGTCTAACTTACGTTCGCATCGGCAAGTATGGCAGTGCCTATGTGCtgaatcattttaaaattaaattttattgaggttctttaagaattaaatgagataatctaagtaaaacacctagcacagtgccaggcactgggtaGATGCATAATAAATGCTAGTTTTCTCTGCCCTTAAATTTATTCACCTAAAACTCTTCAGTGTGGCTCCATATTTAAGTCTTGGTAGATGTTTGTGATTAACCAGAAATTCCTTAGGAAGATTTCATTGCCCTTCCCCCAGTGTATATGCCTAAAATTCAGTTTCTTCTTACAGTAATTCTTTTTGAACATTTGAATATAAGTTGAAGGCTGACacttttctgaatattttaacGCAATCATTACTTTTAAGACATGTCTGTTTTAAGGCATAGTGTATTTCATGAGCCGGTAGGTAACGGCGTGGTGTTCTTGTAGCCGCACTGAAGCTTTACACATAATTTAATCAGTCTGGATTTGAGATTCATGATAATGTTAATCAATCAATTTtcagtttgcagatgacatgtatAATCTTTATGGTGGAAATGCAGTGGTAGAGTTGGTGACCGTCAAATCATTCGACACATCCCTTGTGAGAAAGACAAGGACTATCCTCGAGGCAAAACGTACGGTGAGTACATTTTTAGATCCTGCTTTAAAATTGTTAAattaacttaaaaacaaaacaaaacactaaatcCTGTATTACCCATGGATGACATGAACAAGCCATCAGAAAATCTGAAAGACAACTACAATTAAAACATTGGTTTCTTATTCACatagaataaatgaataagtcCCAGGTGTATTTGCCAGTGATactcagttcttctttggccttgtAACCAGGTAATGCAAGAATTCCAGTTAGGGATAAAACTAAATCTGTCAAAGCTGatgagagaattcagataggaaGTACATTGTCTTTGTGGCACAGTCCCTCATTTTCTAGAATCCTCTGTGTACgccttttta is drawn from Loxodonta africana isolate mLoxAfr1 chromosome X, mLoxAfr1.hap2, whole genome shotgun sequence and contains these coding sequences:
- the ATP6AP2 gene encoding renin receptor; the protein is MAVLVFLFLLVAGVLGNEFSILRSPGSVVFREGNWPIPGERIPDVAALSMGFSVKEDLSWPGLAVGNLFHRPRATVMVLVKGVDKLALPPSSVISYPLENAVPFNLDSVANSIHSLFSEETPVVLQLAPSEERVYMVGKANSVFEDLAVTLRQLRNRLFQENSILNSLPLSSLSRNNEVDLLFLSELQVLHDISSLLSRHKHLAKDHSPDLYSLELAGLDEIGKRYGEDSEQFRDASRILVETLQKFADDMYNLYGGNAVVELVTVKSFDTSLVRKTRTILEAKRTKNSPSPYNLAYNYNFEYSVVFNLVLWIMIALALAVIITSYNIWNMDPGYDSIIYRMTNQKIRMD